From Desulfobacterales bacterium:
TAGTTTTTCTGCTTTGATTGAAAAACTAAAGGAAGGAATAGCGGACTGGTTGCATCCAGCTTTCATAAACATTTAATATAATAATTTTGATATATTTTAATACATTATGAAAGAAAATAGTAACCTGAATCAACAAAATAATCAATCTCACTCTTTGTCTCATCCGTTGTATATCATACTGCCAGTTATGAGCAGAATGTTAGTTTGGGGGCTATTAGCTGGTCTTCTTTATCTTTTACGGAGTTTTTTTCTACTTATATTTTTTACTTTTGTTTTTGCATATATTCAAAGTAATGGGGTCAACCGTCTTGAAAAATTTATAAAAAGTCGCGCTTTGCGGGCAAGCTTAGTTGCAATAGTATTTTTAAGCGCTTTAATAGCTGTAGGAATTTTTCTTGTTCCAAAAGTAAAGAAACAGACAGAAGTTTTCATAAGTCAATTTTCTATTTACATCAATCGAGTAGATCAAGAACTTTTTTCTTTAAGCGGTAAATATCCCTTGCTTAAGGAAGTTATACCAGAACTAAAAAATCAAGAAAATGGTTCAGCTTCCGCTACAGAAAATAAAAAAAATTTAAAAAATTCTCCGTCTATGGCATTGCTTCAGCAGCTTTTTGGTGTTGGAGAAGAAACAGCTGGACTTAAAAATGTAAATCAAATTATAGAAACATTAGGTGGAATAAGCCGCAAAATTGTATCGACAACATCGGCATTCCTTTTGTCTCTTCTTTTTTCTTTTTTAATAGTGTTAGATTTGCCACAATTAAGCAAAAGCGTTACTGGACTTAAAAATAC
This genomic window contains:
- a CDS encoding AI-2E family transporter, with the translated sequence MKENSNLNQQNNQSHSLSHPLYIILPVMSRMLVWGLLAGLLYLLRSFFLLIFFTFVFAYIQSNGVNRLEKFIKSRALRASLVAIVFLSALIAVGIFLVPKVKKQTEVFISQFSIYINRVDQELFSLSGKYPLLKEVIPELKNQENGSASATENKKNLKNSPSMALLQQLFGVGEETAGLKNVNQIIETLGGISRKIVSTTSAFLLSLLFSFLIVLDLPQLSKSVTGLKNTKLRFIYIEVADNIGNFSHILGKALEAQFLIAIANSLLTAIGVSFLGLGKNIAFLSVIVFLCSFIPVVGVFISSIPICLIALQTSGLHTMLFAILLIIVIHIIEGYILNPRIYGSYMRINPVIVLIILTIAGKLFHFWGLILGVPICTYIFGYAIKKNESNQGN